The DNA region gcgtatttaatactgccagttacactttgtccctcacgttcaacggtgagatgggcatccaacggctctcattactccacgaaattttaggcgggacaaatataatttcgaggccgccttttcgcacgtcgtgacgcttcgggaacctgcgccttcatttaattcctcagggatcaatcccatcaaaacaccaacaatcatcctttaccagcagaaaaccgtggaaatctgtaccttcaaccttgtaagttcttgctctctctattcttaaccctttctcctcggatacagtcctcggctgtcttcgtaaacactctcccctttagagtttaacctttcgttcttttccaatgggtaagtttaagtgtctagttgataccgccgctgggatggaaggctttagggccaaataccgtattcccagcgatgtaggactaaaatactgcccggcaacagccgtggccggttctaggaaagagggagaggttatcattcctatgatagcctttctagagggtgggatgacccttccaatgaaacctgtaactagggagtaccttcgcaaccaccggttgtgtcccgatcaatgcctcccaaacttttttagagttctaggtagtgtagatgctctaaacgagcagatgggtttaaacctcacatggcacgatgtcgtgttcctatacgagtcccataaactttctaaagtaggttattacattaaatctcggtccagcaccgttaggctaatctcctgtctgcccaaatcaaacaaaggcatgaaggacgactacttgatcgtgtctgggaactggcacgacggcttccactgcccagttgagtggggggatccaggtgcgacgccgtaagattaatctccccacaacacaacttctcctaacacacacacagaaatgcgtattcgtacttacttaaatttgttaaacatctatgtaaatctgaccaagtttgtttgttttgacgtcttttttgcagataagcaacacgtgcgtcctcgtctgagtcactgtaacatcgcagatctaaaccgggtacttcgctccaaggtgttcgttagtgaagacctacaactccgggctgctcaccttattcttgggtacacccccctttccaaagacttccaggagatagagaacgccataattgcgagcgaccgaagacgaaagaggataaacgtagctcggccccactttttggacgaccgtgacctctcGGGCGCTCCTAAtaccattttgtacaaccggccgatagcagcagtccccctcgccgtgcactcacaagcaactgttgttccagaagagcaggtgtcttcttcacacacacttgacgacgagatagaccaattccatctcgaagacaccgagagacctcgcgggaaccagtttgtggtactttccgacgaggaggaagaagccaccgaggcctctggaattgcagggtttgtggttgcccttcccgaaGACGAAttagaagaagacatgggaagaatggagggtctcctcaccaatagggttgctaaggttgcagagaaaaagaaaacggggacgtcccaagttcccccaactttacctcctcctcctcctccagctgagccaaaactgccagccgaggatcccaagaagaagaggaagggggataatgatgggacgattaataaagaccccaagaaaccacgccaacaactcccaccggcccagcagcagaagctggacaagggcaagggtagagcccgttcggtAGAAATCGGGGAAAtcaaggacgaggctgaggtgcgccgagcaccgaccacctggtcacccgatctaaggctggacggcgcacccatctcctgccagtccaatataagggcagttcaacaaggccacgcccaccacctggccgaggtcttggaacgccctcttctgctgcccaaggacatggagaccttggaaaagatgggccagccacaactattcctctcactaaaaagagacttagcgttggtaagtttttctccttttttagggagattccacttttaataatatttataggtaagtttgtttcttattattcctaactccatcatactttactacaggctattcaggaggtcttcgtagctgagaagtttattgaagacactcggaaaatagccaggactgagctcgaaatcaggatggaaactgagaagtccttgggcacagcccttgctgcgaatgagaagttgacctcggaggtggctgatctgaggagagagaaaaatggggtcgagtcaaacttgaagaccatgaagacccagatagaaggacagcgcaagctccttcatgaaagagatgaagaactctcccaagctcaaagggagtgctcggatctgaagaagcaactggctctgatgaaggaagaagccagctccttccaactctctcttcaagctgccaagcaggcaagtttcgatgaaggggtagcagccacagaggagcagctgacagaggagttcgcggctttatgccgtgaatactgtcaaaaagtatggggggaagctttaaacgtagcaggagttccccaatcttcggatttgaggaagtccgagaatgtttggcttcccctagaaatacaggagattgaagaggctcctgctgctactcctatcCCCGAGACAACTCCTCTTGCTctacctccggtggtcccacagcaaattcctgatcctacagaaccttctggttccaataaagaaaaggaaggaggagtggatgcagagaaggacttgaaccagacagtggaacccaacgtccttccaacaaagacagcggataaaggaaagcaggttatgactccttttgagctggagttgagaaagaccgagggcactagtacctctcagcaagatcctcctccaacagcttaggacttagctttgggcttctctttttccatttttttgtttttgaattatatattgtaatgcatactcaactgattaatgaagaacgatttcgtttacttttcacttagattgtatctgtttttactttattctttttgtacttattacaaaagtttcccattaagtcatatcaaaagtttctcagagtataaaaatctaactccaaggattgcacaatcataacttccacataattatgcgtatattattaaagatttaatacaaggtgacatggttaattcatttgaacaatgcctcgattaagaagaagagagggcctcatataacgattaaacccttgtaatgcgtagctctgtttctagtaagatgtaagatccgaggaccattccttacacaatcagaagttaactttacgatccgagttaataaacagtaacgtattaacatccagacacaatcagaagttaactttaatcaaagTCGTAGCCCGAAGATAAatattaagcaatctttcgtttacttcttaaaaattgtaactgtaaatgttaattttcccaaagtaggaggtccgaggacccggcataactaagattctgtttaacaaatgataagatatcaatttccacaaggtttgtggtctgaggattgcacttaaccaagtttctgtttgattctttagaacaataacttcaaatgttaattttcccaaagtaggaggtccgaggacccggcataactaaggttctgtttaacaaatgataagacatcaatttccacaaggtttgtggtccgaggactgcacttaaccaagtttctgtttgattctttagaacaataactgcaaatgttaattttcccaaagtaggaggtccgaggacccggcataactaaggttctgtttaagtATTTAACACTCTTGATTTTCCGCTatgtttgtggtccgaggactgcacttaaccaagtttctgtttgatttttaagaacaataactacaaatcttaattttcccaaagtaggaggtccgaggacccgcataactaaggttcgttttaacaaatgataagacatcaatttacTCTAGGTTTGTTGTCCGAGGTCTGCACTTaagcaattttctttttgattctttagaacaataactgcaaatgttaattttcccaaagtaggaggtccgaggacccggcataactaaggttctgtttaacaaatgataagacatcaatttccacaaggtgtgtggtccgaggactgcacttaaccaagtttctgtttgattctttagaacaataacttcaaatgttaattttcccaaagtaggaggtccgaggacccggcataactaaggttctgtttaacaaatgataagacatcaatttccacaaggtttgtggtccgaggactgcacttaaccaagtttctgtttgattcttaaaattgataattgcgagcgtcagagctactcataactttgaaatacaaactgacaaaagctcatttcattaataataataccttctaagattatttacattccatggacgtggaacaattcgttcgtctagatcagctagcctatatgaccctatgcctgctactgaaacaatgcgataggggccttcccagttaggtcctagcttaccccatgctgggttcttagaagtgcctacaactttccttaatacaagatcaccaggtgcaagtggccttagcttcacgtgggcatcatatccttgttttagcttctgctgataataagccaattggaccatagctacctcacgccgttcctcaaataaatcaagatctttctctagaagtccctggttattctctgggctaaaagaacttgtctttaaagtaggaaaaccagattctagcggtatcaccgcctcggctccataagtcatagagaatggcgtctctccagtggacctgcgcggtgtggtccgatatgtccacaggacatgagggagctcttctacccatctgccttttgcatcgtccaacctcttcttgagcccgttaactatgaccttgttaactgcctcggcttgtccatttccttgagggtaaactggggtggaatatctgtttatgatacccatgtcaccacaatacttcttAAAAGCCCTactatcgaactggacaccattatcagagatgagtgtgtgtggtattccgaatctagtgacaatatttttccatataaatttcttggaatcaacatctcgtatattggctaagggctcagcttcaacccatttagtgaagtagtctgttcccacgagcagccaccttttgttgccagcagctctcggaaatggccctacaatgtccaagccccattgtgcgaaaggccaagggctggagagagggttaagaacccctccaggttggtggatattaggggcgaacctctgacattgatcacattttctggcatagtcctgagcctccctctgcatattgggccaccaataaccctgagtcagggctctatgggctaaggaccttcccccagtgtggctcccacaaattccctcatgcaattcctccaacaatgcttctgttgattcagggtgtacacacaataagtacggtcctgaaaaggatcgtttgtatagcttgtggtcctcggacaaccagaaacgcggcgcctttcgacgtaacttttctgcttcagccttggcttcgggaagaatgtcatttttaagaaaagatatgatcgaatccatccaactaggaccgggccttattagatggatgcgaggtgcgttagcagttacaagagaaggttctaccaaatcctgaacgaggataacccttggtaaaccttgagccgaggatgttgccaacgtagccaaggaatctgcatgagtgtttccattcctagaaacgtgagctaaggcaaaggagtcaaattcagcctGCTGGCGTTTGACATGGGCCAAATATTCACACGTGCAGGGTCTCTggcctccatggttcccatgacctggccgaccactaactgagagtccgagaacacgtggatttccttgccacccatcttatgtaccatttgcatgcctaccaagactgcttcatactcggcctcgttgttagtagccgagaaggccaatctcaaatatttttcgaagacaattccttcaggggacattagaacaagtccaataccagaccctttttgattagcagccccatccacataaactctccaaaccgagggcgatacgtctgtgatcacaccaactgatttttcaccaatgtgtgcttcttttgaagtttcttctaacaatggttcagtaaactctaccaccaaatcagcgaggacctgtccctttaccgatgtgcgaggcctgtatttaatatcaaaggctcccaaaatggttccccattttgccaccctgccagagtaatcagcactacgcaacacagccttaagaggcaactgggtcaaaacaaccacagtatgagattggaaataatgaggaagtttgcgcgtggcgtggactacagccagaagtgctttttccaagggtagatagcgcacctcggcctcattcaaggacttactaacgtagtagatcggtctctgtaccccgctttcattccttataaggactaagctcaccgcgtgaatagccacggccagataagcgaataaaacctcgtccacttcagggcgagataaaataggtggccgagaaagatattgcttaagctgttggaaagctaattcgcagtcctcggtccattgaaaccctttccacttgtgcaacaactgaaagaaaggacgacaccgatcagctgaccgagaaataaatctattcaacgcagcaatcattccagtcaatttctgaatctcctttgggttcctaggcggctgcaaattctgaatagccttaacttgcactgggtttacctctatgcccctatgagttatcataaatcccaagaacttcccagatcccacgccaaaagaacacttggaggcgttaaggcgcaatttatacttccttagcatctggaaggtgtcggccagatctgtcatgtgtgaaggtactgtcttactcttcaccaccatatcatccacgtacacttcgatggttttccccagttgctgttcaaacattcgggtcatcattctttgataagtagccccagcattttttaatccaaatggcatgaccttataatgatagttcccggttggagtaatgaaagcagtcttctcctgatcctctaacgccaagggaatttggtggtaaccctggaaggcgtccaagaaactcatccgagga from Castanea sativa cultivar Marrone di Chiusa Pesio chromosome 6, ASM4071231v1 includes:
- the LOC142640134 gene encoding uncharacterized protein LOC142640134, giving the protein METLEKMGQPQLFLSLKRDLALAIQEVFVAEKFIEDTRKIARTELEIRMETEKSLGTALAANEKLTSEVADLRREKNGVESNLKTMKTQIEGQRKLLHERDEELSQAQRECSDLKKQLALMKEEASSFQLSLQAAKQASFDEGVAATEEQLTEEFAALCREYCQKVWGEALNVAGVPQSSDLRKSENVWLPLEIQEIEEAPAATPIPETTPLALPPVVPQQIPDPTEPSGSNKEKEGGVDAEKDLNQTVEPNVLPTKTADKGKQVMTPFELELRKTEGTSTSQQDPPPTA